The DNA region GACGTCCAGCAGCACGCGGATGGTCTGTTGGCTGGTCTCCAGCACCCCTTCCAGGGACTGCAGCTGGGACTGCAGGTCCCCCCGGTcgccgggcccccgcggccccgcggccccctgtCCCTGAGATGTCCGGGTGCGCTCGTCCCCCGGCGGTGGTCCCACCTGCCCGTTGGCCGCGGCCACCAGCTGCAGAAGGTCCTGCACGTGGCGCAGCGTCTCCGActgctcggcggcgaggcaggGCTGTGCGTGCCGGGGGTCCTGCAGCGCCCGGCCGGCCGGCTGCGCCCCCGCGCAGATGCTGCGACGCGCGGCCGCAGGCTCTGGCAACGCTGCGCCGCAGGGGCCCGGGCGGCCGAGGGCAGCTGGTGTCTTCTCCGGCGCCGCGACGGCGGAGCCGTGCCCAccgggcgctggcggcggggcgccggggctgggtgccggcggcggggtgCAGCAGGGACCCCCCCACGGCGAGCTGCAGCGCTGGTGCGGGGGGTCTCTTTGGGAGGAGCCCTGAGCTGGCTGGCGGAGCCCttgggtggcggtggcggtggcagcGGTGGGGACGGTCTGCTGGCATTTCGGAgcaggcgggggcggcgggggccgccagggcaggctCCGCTCCGAGTCGCTGCGGCCGAGGCGGAGCGGctcggcgggcggccgggcgcagGGCACggaggccgggcgcggggggccaccgcggggccgggagcaggcggggggccgcgggcagcgctcGGCGCCGGGGCAGCAGCTCTGCGCCGTGGAGGTGCAGCCGGCAGCGGGGCACCTGGCGGCACCCGGGCGCGGGGCATGGGGATCCCCGGGTGGCGGTGGCGGCCCGCGGCTGGGGGCCGG from Apteryx mantelli isolate bAptMan1 chromosome 5, bAptMan1.hap1, whole genome shotgun sequence includes:
- the LOC136992285 gene encoding INSYN2B protein-like, whose product is MPGREPGSGSSSSPGAAAGGRGAQEKAIAVRSVLLNRDSPDVESRRQRRRHRTQQVRFKDLVEGGAGRAPSPPEPPPAAPRPDTPRASPPPRDAPEPAALRASAARRSWPQPQPQPQLQPGKACASAAIQTSPSLQKPFPAPSRGPPPPPGDPHAPRPGAARCPAAGCTSTAQSCCPGAERCPRPPACSRPRGGPPRPASVPCARPPAEPLRLGRSDSERSLPWRPPPPPPAPKCQQTVPTAATATATQGLRQPAQGSSQRDPPHQRCSSPWGGPCCTPPPAPSPGAPPPAPGGHGSAVAAPEKTPAALGRPGPCGAALPEPAAARRSICAGAQPAGRALQDPRHAQPCLAAEQSETLRHVQDLLQLVAAANGQVGPPPGDERTRTSQGQGAAGPRGPGDRGDLQSQLQSLEGVLETSQQTIRVLLDVIQDLEKKEAQRDGRHSYRTGQDIANCGTCRDCACIIYSVEHDFRQQEGRFQQVLSNIESEASQSSPTVAGAVQPGRQEPSPVSKLPAKLDSKKSRRKCFWFL